In one Silene latifolia isolate original U9 population chromosome 10, ASM4854445v1, whole genome shotgun sequence genomic region, the following are encoded:
- the LOC141606003 gene encoding uncharacterized protein LOC141606003 isoform X1 has product MATSLFFSTPLVHPSYSDREVRGATFGKLIGSSSFNQKGINQSCRKRTFTVTSLFGRKAPVKSKRETVVPEPDYRIPIVLLGATGGLIYTDNLIAAVPVGLLGLLLLVQATRVRFVFDDEALEVKVGSELKESGENVFVGGKNRWKYSSFVNWEFWWPNFPILVYFKETQTKPEGQIHFFPIIFNGKQLYDTMVERAGSSVTSGPK; this is encoded by the exons ATGGCCACTTCCCTCTTCTTTTCTACTCCATTAGTTCACCCTTCTTATT CAGATAGAGAAGTGAGGGGAGCAACATTTGGCAAATTGATTGGTTCTTCAAGTTTTAATCAGAAGGGGATTAATCAAAGCTGCAGGAAGAGGACTTTTACTGTCACTTCATTG TTTGGAAGGAAGGCGCCAGTAAAGTCTAAGCGAGAAACTGTAGTACCCGAACCAGATTACCGGATACCCATTGTTCTTCTTG GTGCAACTGGTGGGTTAATATATACAGACAATCTAATAGCAGCGGTGCCAGTTGGTCTTCTAGGATTGCTTCTCCTAGTACAG GCTACGAGGGTAAGGTTTGTGTTCGACGATGAGGCTCTG GAAGTAAAAGTAGGTTCAGAGCTGAAAGAATCAGGAGAAAATGTGTTTGTGGGTGGGAAGAACCGCTGGAA GTACTCCTCTTTTGTAAACTGGGAGTTCTGGTGGCCAAATTTTCCGATTTTGGTTTACTTCAAAGAAACACAAACCAAGCCAGAAGGCCAGATTCACTTTTTCCCTATAATATTT AATGGAAAGCAGCTATATGATACTATGGTAGAGCGAGCCGGTTCTTCAGTGACCAGCGGCCCTAAATAA
- the LOC141608299 gene encoding uncharacterized protein LOC141608299, protein MNWVCDVVIPFAGVLAFSLILAFYDWRINTPLYELPYFGLQFTWANKRETSSLILKRLDRGYAPQDWLLTFPEAHIQNLNIFLSDHAPIVLDLSARIKKPKRPYRVDNWCLEHTEIQALVTSIWHSFSFGHIMSSVIKKLSQIRSGILNWVLHNRRLFMLDWSSISQELSKSASLIHDSSTGSDYLHNLKATEHDVRIQHSFWSQRAKSEFHFNDGLPTAYFYSRVKSRQKRLRIISLKDDTGSWTSSESDLSLLILDDLQRDFLSQPFTAIDVDNPENISQFRPISICNVIYRAASKCIALRLRRVTENIISQNQNAFLPGRLISDSGVLGHEILTYINQRRSGTRCFGAIKLDMNKAFDRVSWPFLFHVLKLFGFPKAFRQLIKSCVKTVSL, encoded by the exons ATGAATTGGGTTTGTGATGTTGTGATACCTTTTGCTGGAGTGTTGG cCTTTTCCCTCATTTTAGCCTTTTATGATTGGCGAATCAATACACCTCTCTATGAGCTTCCATACTTCGGTCTTCAGTTTACTTGGGCTAATAAAAGGGAAACCTCAAGCCTTATTTTGAAACGTCTTGATCGTGGTTATGCACCACAAGATTGGCTCCTCACTTTTCCGGAAGCACATATACAAAATCTTAACATTTTCCTTTCAGACCATGCCCCTATTGTGCTTGATTTATCTGCCCGTATCAAGAAACCAAAACGACCTTACAGAGTGGATAATTGGTGTCTTGAACACACTGAGATTCAAGCTCTTGTTACGTCTATTTGGCATAGTTTTTCTTTTGGTCATATTATGTCTTCTGTTATCAAGAAACTTAGTCAAATTCGTTCTGGGATTCTCAATTGGGTGCTTCATAATCGTCGTCTGTTCATGCTTGATTGGAGTTCTATTTCCCAGGAATTATCTAAATCGGCTTCACTTATTCACGACTCCTCAACTGGTTCTGATTATCTTCACAATCTTAAAGCTACTGAACATGATGTTCGCATCCAACATTCCTTCTGGTCACAAAGAGCTAAATCTGAATTTCATTTTAATGACGGACTTCCTACTGCTTATTTTTACAGCAGGGTCAAATCAAGGCAAAAGAGGCTTCGTATTATCTCGCTGAAAGATGATACTGGCTCTTGGACTTCTTCAGAGTCAGATCTCTCTCTTTTAATT TTAGATGACTTGCAGCGAGACTTTTTGTCTCAGCCCTTCACCGCCATTGAC GTTGATAATCCCGAAAATATCTCACAATTTCGTCCTATCAGTATTTGTAATGTCATTTACCGTGCCGCCTCGAAGTGTATTGCCCTCAGGCTCCGAAGGGTAACTGAAAATATTATCAGCCAAAATCAGAATGCGTTTCTTCCTGGGCGACTTATCAGTGACAGTGGAGTTCTTGGTCATGAAATTCTTACTTATATTAATCAGCGTAGGAGTGGCACTCGTTGTTTCGGAGCAATCAAACTGGATATGAACAAGGCTTTTGATAGAGTTTCCTGGCCTTTTCTGTTTCATGTTCTTAAGCTATTTGGTTTTCCGAAAGCTTTCAGACAGCTTATTAAGTCTTGTGTCAAGACAGTCTCTTTGTAG
- the LOC141608300 gene encoding uncharacterized protein LOC141608300 translates to MEVLSLMITKAESQRAIEGIKLSHNSPSISHLLYADDSLLCLCLTPASGKSLRNILNSFTALSGQMINNHKSYIKFSPNTPDDFKEHLLNILKVQSQQNFGLYLGVPIDLGKRKTGAFQFLLDKISSKILSWGPASFSQASKLLLINSILMTSIAYVASVLPIPLQITNKINYLIDLFLWKKAKNKCAQHWLPPERLQLPMSEGGLRIKNATIVSQALLSKTFWRCHHKPHSLVSRILRSKYQKDFPVPDKVPKYTAASFAWKGVVKNTYLLQDGIAWKFGNGKLINIKNDAWILGKKPCFKPNFQSQDFSFTDLLFDPCRWNMQNVFKYFHSESAKKICSIELPLEPMDDYIYWKSTEDGRYSSCSEYSFLLKNSLPSVASSFSRVDRDFQWSLIWHLPCQPHIKLFLWKIVQCILPTADVLIRREMPVNPICSFCHKDGETLSHLFRDCDIIKRVWAASLLGICSDVSSHVSIGSWFQIFFRYLSRLADINDQQLLYFPLTLYAIWKHRNNVIFREADNIVREIDLLSKQQHVFNSNIKALDQSSCRFEDLCFHSSFMQHFSHFFRMEIVFSNKTLIGSFKVYRNVHLTHEVLQCFCSSRLQINIMALIEAMTFASAFRLENVLFQINGIRLLRLMRASSLSSVPITLSGSISRIKFFLSCNHTWYCDRIV, encoded by the coding sequence ATGGAAGTCctttctcttatgattactaAAGCTGAATCACAACGGGCTATTGAAGGTATTAAGCTCTCTCATAATAGCCCATCCATTTCTCATTTATTATATGCCGATGATTCTCTTCTATGCCTCTGTCTAACTCCGGCTAGCGGTAAGTCCTTACGGAATATATTGAATTCTTTTACCGCTCTTTCGGGTCAAATGATTAACAATCACAAATCTTATATCAAGTTCAGCCCCAACACCCCAGATGATTTCAAGGAGCATCTTCTTAATATTTTGAAAGTGCAATCACAACAAAATTTTGGACTTTACCTGGGTGTTCCTATTGATCTTGGCAAAAGGAAAACTGGGGCATTTCAGTTCCTATTAGACAAGATTTCAAGCAAAATTCTCTCTTGGGGTCCAGCGAGTTTTTCCCAAGCGTCTAAGTTATTGCTTATTAATTCTATTTTGATGACGTCCATTGCATATGTGGCTTCTGTGCTTCCGATCCCTCTACAAATTACCAATAAGATAAACTACTTAATTGATCTTTTTTTGTGGAAAAAGGCTAAAAACAAATGTGCTCAACACTGGTTACCGCCGGAAAGATTGCAACTGCCAATGTCGGAGGGTGGTCTTAGGATTAAAAATGCTACTATTGTAAGTCAAGCATTGTTATCTAAAACCTTCTGGCGTTGCCATCACAAGCCCCATTCCCTTGTTTCGAGAATCCTTCGTTCAAAATATCAAAAAGATTTTCCTGTCCCTGATAAGGTCCCGAAATATACTGCTGCATCTTTCGCTTGGAAAGGAGTTGTTAAAAACACTTACTTACTTCAGGATGGAATTGCTTGGAAATTTGGGAATGGAAAATTGATTAATATAAAAAATGATGCTTGGATCCTTGGTAAGAAGCCGTGCTTTAAGCCtaattttcaatctcaagatTTCAGTTTTACGGACCTTCTGTTTGACCCATGTCGCTGGAACATGCAAAatgttttcaaatattttcacTCCGAGTCCGCAAAGAAAATTTGTTCAATTGAGCTTCCCCTTGAGCCTATGGATGATTACATTTACTGGAAATCCACTGAAGATGGAAGGTATTCTTCTTGTTCCGAGTACTCGTTCCTTTTGAAAAACAGTTTGCCCTCAGTCGCTTCTTCCTTCTCTCGTGTTGATCGGGATTTTCAATGGTCTTTGATTTGGCACCTCCCTTGTCAGCCACATATTAAGCTTTTCCTTTGGAAAATTGTTCAGTGTATCTTGCCTACTGCGGATGTTTTAATTCGTCGAGAAATGCCAGTCAATCCAATTTGCTCTTTTTGTCATAAGGATGGTGAGACTTTGAGCCACCTTTTTCGTGACTGTGACATTATCAAACGTGTTTGGGCTGCGAGTTTACTTGGAATTTGCTCCGATGTAAGTTCCCACGTCTCAATTGGTAGCTGGTTTCAAATTTTTTTTCGCTACTTATCTCGCCTTGCAGATATTAATGACCAGCAGCTTCTATATTTTCCTCTTACTCTCTATGCAATCTGGAAGCATAGGAATAATGTGATTTTTAGAGAGGCTGATAACATTGTCCGAGAGATTGATCTTCTTTCTAAACAACAACATGTATTCAATTCCAATATTAAAGCTCTTGATCAATCTTCCTGCCGATTTGAAGATTTATGCTTCCATTCCTCTTTTATGCAACACTTTTCTCACTTCTTTCGGATGGAGATCGTCTTCAGCAACAAAACTTTGATCGGTTCGTTTAAAGTTTACAGAAATGTTCATCTCACTCACGAAGTGCTGCAATGTTTTTGCTCTTCCCGTCTTCAAATCAATATTATGGCTCTGATTGAGGCTATGACTTTTGCCTCTGCTTTCAGACTTGAAAACGTACTTTTTCAAATCAACGGCATCCGACTTCTACGTTTGATGCGTGCTTCCAGCTTGTCTAGTGTTCCCATTACTTTATCTGGTAGTATTAGTCGTATTAAGTTTTTCCTTAGTTGTAATCATACCTGGTATTGTGATCGTATCGTGTAA
- the LOC141606002 gene encoding uncharacterized protein LOC141606002, which yields MANAWRRDRTPKLLSSNSLLLLFFLSFLLIIFFLFTSNPTNLLNNSQITLKTQQNSPFTSKIPPFDCSKSPQSHPVIANIVEGLKYPFIFALSDLGNLPEKPHKNIQRILKGKPFRKPDISETVQDVMDKFRDKGKKGIFVDVGANVGMASFAAAVMGFQVLAFEPVFENLQRICDGIYFNKVGDFVTVFDAAASDHIGNITFHKLVGRLDNSAVSAAGAKLAFKSNEEIAVQVKTVPLDDVIPESEPVLLLKIDVQGWEYHVLKGAKKLLSRKGAEAPYLIYEEDERLLQASNTTAKEIRDFLKSVGYDQCTQHGTDAHCTKN from the exons ATGGCAAATGCATGGAGAAGAGACAGAACTCCCAAACTTCTCTCCTCAAATTCACTCCTTTTACTCTTCTTTCTCTCCTTCcttctcatcatcttcttccttttcacctcaaatccaacaaatctTCTCAATAATTCCCAAATTACCCTCAAAACCCAACAAAATTCACCCTTTACCTCAAAGATCCCACCTTTTGACTGCAGTAAATCCCCACAATCACACCCAGTAATTGCGAACATTGTTGAAGGACTAAAATAcccttttatctttgctttatctGATCTTGGTAATTTACCTGAAAAACCCCATAAAAATATACAAAGAATTCTAAAGGGTAAACCTTTCAGAAAACCTGACATTTCTGAAACAGTGCAGGATGTTATGGATAAGTTTAGGGATAAAGGTAAAAAGGGAATTTTTGTTGATGTTGGGGCTAATGTGGGTATGGCTAGTTTTGCTGCAGCTGTAATGGGGTTTCAAGTTTTGGCATTTGAACCTGTTTTTGAGAATTTACAAAGGATTTGTGATGGGATTTATTTTAATAAAGTTGGGGATTTTGTTACTGTTTTTGATGCTGCTGCTTCTGATCATATCGGGAATATTACATTTCATAAG TTAGTTGGTCGACTAGATAACAGTGCAGTTTCTGCTGCTGGTGCAAAGTTGGCTTTCAAATCAAATGAAGAGATAGCAGTTCAGGTGAAGACCGTACCTCTTGATGATGTCATCCCTGAGTCAGAACCCGTGCTTTTGCTTAAGATAGATGTTCAAGGGTGGGAATACCATGTGTTGAAGGGTGCCAAGAAGTTGCTGTCAAGAAAAGGAGCCGAAGCCCCTTATCTAATCTATGAGGAAGACGAGCGCTTGTTGCAAGCTAGCAATACCACAGCTAAAGAGATTCGAGACTTTCTTAAGAGCGTTGGTTATGATCAATGCACCCAACATGGTACTGATGCTCATTGCACCAAAAATTGA
- the LOC141606003 gene encoding uncharacterized protein LOC141606003 isoform X2, with product MATSLFFSTPLVHPSYYREVRGATFGKLIGSSSFNQKGINQSCRKRTFTVTSLFGRKAPVKSKRETVVPEPDYRIPIVLLGATGGLIYTDNLIAAVPVGLLGLLLLVQATRVRFVFDDEALEVKVGSELKESGENVFVGGKNRWKYSSFVNWEFWWPNFPILVYFKETQTKPEGQIHFFPIIFNGKQLYDTMVERAGSSVTSGPK from the exons ATGGCCACTTCCCTCTTCTTTTCTACTCCATTAGTTCACCCTTCTTATT ATAGAGAAGTGAGGGGAGCAACATTTGGCAAATTGATTGGTTCTTCAAGTTTTAATCAGAAGGGGATTAATCAAAGCTGCAGGAAGAGGACTTTTACTGTCACTTCATTG TTTGGAAGGAAGGCGCCAGTAAAGTCTAAGCGAGAAACTGTAGTACCCGAACCAGATTACCGGATACCCATTGTTCTTCTTG GTGCAACTGGTGGGTTAATATATACAGACAATCTAATAGCAGCGGTGCCAGTTGGTCTTCTAGGATTGCTTCTCCTAGTACAG GCTACGAGGGTAAGGTTTGTGTTCGACGATGAGGCTCTG GAAGTAAAAGTAGGTTCAGAGCTGAAAGAATCAGGAGAAAATGTGTTTGTGGGTGGGAAGAACCGCTGGAA GTACTCCTCTTTTGTAAACTGGGAGTTCTGGTGGCCAAATTTTCCGATTTTGGTTTACTTCAAAGAAACACAAACCAAGCCAGAAGGCCAGATTCACTTTTTCCCTATAATATTT AATGGAAAGCAGCTATATGATACTATGGTAGAGCGAGCCGGTTCTTCAGTGACCAGCGGCCCTAAATAA